The Sedimentisphaera salicampi genome includes a region encoding these proteins:
- a CDS encoding PEP-CTERM sorting domain-containing protein produces the protein MERVMAVLTFVIFVAGAANAAYFDAVGVYDEQTVQSNKVDYDMGYSSNSSWTTGIGQTLGDNQILTLQQFKPMVEQAFTNGRGGVVNFDHEGTIADASSFDVKFDGGDKQFTVTATGDAAGTFKFDETGGDRTPISGADRLQGNQPSLDFDFSDYIGMESDERIKAIGWTILGRSNWGSANWRVIARYTNGTDTGSSSTFRTINMSSGDTTQDSFSGIVAPDGYWITGMRVHSDQDAWSAHDDFAFVTVPEPATLAIFGLGGCIVSLNKRKRSCRK, from the coding sequence ATGGAAAGAGTAATGGCAGTTTTAACGTTTGTGATTTTTGTTGCCGGCGCAGCAAATGCAGCCTATTTTGATGCTGTTGGAGTGTATGACGAACAGACAGTTCAGTCTAATAAAGTTGATTACGATATGGGTTATTCGAGCAACAGCTCATGGACAACAGGTATCGGCCAGACCCTGGGTGATAATCAGATTTTAACTCTCCAACAGTTTAAGCCTATGGTTGAACAAGCCTTTACAAACGGCCGCGGCGGAGTTGTTAACTTCGATCACGAGGGTACAATAGCGGATGCGTCGTCATTCGATGTCAAATTTGACGGGGGCGACAAGCAATTTACGGTAACAGCAACTGGAGATGCAGCCGGCACATTCAAGTTCGACGAGACCGGCGGCGACAGAACCCCAATCTCAGGGGCAGACCGGCTTCAGGGAAATCAGCCATCCCTTGATTTTGACTTTAGTGATTACATTGGTATGGAATCAGATGAAAGAATAAAGGCCATCGGTTGGACAATCCTCGGTCGAAGCAATTGGGGCTCCGCTAACTGGCGGGTGATTGCTCGTTATACTAACGGCACAGATACCGGCAGCAGCAGTACCTTCCGCACGATAAATATGTCCAGCGGCGATACTACTCAGGATAGTTTCTCGGGGATTGTTGCCCCTGATGGTTACTGGATCACTGGTATGAGGGTACATAGCGATCAGGACGCTTGGTCAGCTCATGATGATTTTGCTTTTGTAACGGTTCCAGAGCCGGCAACATTAGCGATATTTGGTCTTGGCGGCTGCATTGTTTCTCTCAATAAACGCAAACGCAGCTGCCGCAAGTAA